AAACTAAGCAAGAACTTGTTAACAAATTAAACCTCATTCCCGAGGAATGGGGTGGAGATACAATAGTTGTTCCAATATCTGCAAAGAAAGGTCAAAATGTTGATACATTACTTGAAATGATCCTTTTAGTTGCTGAAATGCAAGAAATTAAGGGAATTCCTGATGGACCTGTTAGAGCTGTAACTATTGAATCAAAACTTGACAAAGGTTTTGGACCAGTTGCAAACGTGATAGTTAAAGATGGTATTTTAAAGATTGGTGATTATATAATCTCAGGAAAAGTAATGGGAAAGGTAAAAGCTCTTGTTAACGATCAGGGAAAGAGAGTAAAAGAAGCAGGACCATCTACTCCAGTTATGATAGTTGGTTTTGAAGAACTACCAGATTCTCATGGAATAGTATATAGTGTTGATTCACTTGATAAAGCAAGGGAAATTTCTGAAAAGATAAGGGAAATTGAACAGAAAGAACTTAGAAGAAAAAGACATATGAAATTGGAAGAAATTTTGAAGATGATGGAACAATCTGAGAGAAAAGAATTGAGATTGGTTTTAAAGGCAGATACTCAAGGTTCACTAATGGCATTATCTGGTGCTATAAATAAATTGCGGAGTGAAGAAATTAGTATAAATATAATTCACTCTGGTGTTGGTTCAATTACTGTAAGTGATGTTATGTTAGCTACTGCATCAGATGCAATTATTTTTGGTTTTAGGGTTAAGGCAGACAGTCAAGCAAGAAAAATGGCTGAAGCTGAAGGTATTCAAATTAAAACATACACGATTGTATATAAACTAATAGAGGAATTACAAGCAGCACTAGAAGGTATGTTAGAGCCAGAAGAAATTGAAGAAATAACTGGTCGTGGAGAAATTAAAAAGGTATTTAAGATAAAAAAAGTTGGCTCCATAGCGGGTGTTCAAATGATTGAAGGTTATGTGGAGAAAGATGGGCTTGTTAAAGTTTACAGAAGTGGTAAACTAGTTTATGAAGGAAAGATAGAATCTTTAAAGCATTATCAACAGGATGTTAAAAGAGTTGATGCACCTCAAGAATGTGGAATAAAACTTGAAAATTTTGATGATATAAAAGAGGGAGATGAACTTGAATTTTCAGTATTAAAGAAAGTGGCAAGAAAACTAACTTTTGAGGAAGACAAAGGAGAGAAATAAAGATGTTTGTAGATACGACATTACGAGATGGTCACCAATCACTTATTGCGACAAGAATGAGTATTAATGATATGCTCCCAGCCTTGAATGACATGGATGATTTAGGATTTGAGGCGATGGAAGTCTGGGGCGGAGCTACTTTTGATGTGTGTGTAAGATTCTTAAATGAAGATCCATGGGAAAGAATAAAAACTATCAAATCACATTTGAAAAAAACTAAGACTCAAATGCTGTTAAGAGGTCAAAATCTTGTAGGTTACAGACATTATGCTGATGATGTAGTTGAATTGTTTGTCAAAAAAGCAATTGAGAACGGAGTAGACAAAATTAGGGTTTTCGATGCACTGAATGATATTAGAAATTTGGAAAAAAGTATTGAAATTGCTTTAGCCAATGGTGCTCATGTTCAAGGTGCGATTTCTTATACAATTAGTCCTGTTCACACACTTGAGTATTATCTTAATTATGCTCAACAGTTAGTTGAAAAAGGCGTTAATTCACTTTGTATTAAAGATATGGCGGGACTTTTAACTCCAAGATCTTCGTTCAAACTAGTTAGTGAGTTAAAAAAGAGATTTAATGTACCAGTTGAAGTACATACTCATTGTACAGCAGGGCTCGGTGATTTGAATTATCTAGCTGCAGTTGAAGCGGGGGCAGATTATTTAGATACGGCACTATCTCCATTTGCTCTTGGGACATCTCAACCACCGTTTGAAGCAATGTATTATGCTGTAAGGGAATATAGAAATTTACCTGATATAGATTGGAAGAAAATATCAGTTTTAGTTGAGCATTTTAAAGCAGTTAGAGAAAAGCATAAAGATTATGATGTTATGATGAAAAGCATAGATTATAGAATTTTAGTTTCGCAAGTTCCTGGTGGTATGTATTCAAATCTTGTCAAACAGCTATCAGAACAAAAAATGCTAAATAAACTTGAAGCAGTTTTAAATGAAATTCCAAGAGTAAGAAAAGATTTAGGTTATCCACCACTTGTAACTCCTACAAGTCAAATTGTAGGTGTTCAAGCAGTTTTAAATGTTCTAACAGGTGAAAGGTACAAGAAAGTGACTAATGAAGTAAAAAACTATGTTAAAGGAATGTATGGAAAACCACCTGCACCAATTGACGAAGAACTCAAGAAGAAAATTCTTGGTGATGAGAAACCAATAGATTGTAGACCAGCCGATTTAA
This DNA window, taken from Thermosipho africanus Ob7, encodes the following:
- the infB gene encoding translation initiation factor IF-2; this encodes MARLRVYELARQLEMDTRELMKELHELGIEIKSHMSYIDEETVNLLLEMYGTQEEEEELIEEYEEYEEIDEEVNGKHFKNKEGSLEKLQTNKKKNSVKITEEDLKLDKFAEKIGIPQNRIIQDFFMKGEILKPGQSLNLQLAKKIAKMYDVRISFETEEKEEVIENPLIEIEKYFEEKYKNPENLKERPPVVTVMGHVDHGKTTLLDYIRNTRVAEREEGGITQSIGAYQVEVNGKKITFIDTPGHEIFTEMRARGAQATDIVVLVVAADDGVMPQTIEAYNHAKSANVPIIVAINKIDKPNANVEKTKQELVNKLNLIPEEWGGDTIVVPISAKKGQNVDTLLEMILLVAEMQEIKGIPDGPVRAVTIESKLDKGFGPVANVIVKDGILKIGDYIISGKVMGKVKALVNDQGKRVKEAGPSTPVMIVGFEELPDSHGIVYSVDSLDKAREISEKIREIEQKELRRKRHMKLEEILKMMEQSERKELRLVLKADTQGSLMALSGAINKLRSEEISINIIHSGVGSITVSDVMLATASDAIIFGFRVKADSQARKMAEAEGIQIKTYTIVYKLIEELQAALEGMLEPEEIEEITGRGEIKKVFKIKKVGSIAGVQMIEGYVEKDGLVKVYRSGKLVYEGKIESLKHYQQDVKRVDAPQECGIKLENFDDIKEGDELEFSVLKKVARKLTFEEDKGEK
- a CDS encoding pyruvate carboxylase subunit B, translated to MFVDTTLRDGHQSLIATRMSINDMLPALNDMDDLGFEAMEVWGGATFDVCVRFLNEDPWERIKTIKSHLKKTKTQMLLRGQNLVGYRHYADDVVELFVKKAIENGVDKIRVFDALNDIRNLEKSIEIALANGAHVQGAISYTISPVHTLEYYLNYAQQLVEKGVNSLCIKDMAGLLTPRSSFKLVSELKKRFNVPVEVHTHCTAGLGDLNYLAAVEAGADYLDTALSPFALGTSQPPFEAMYYAVREYRNLPDIDWKKISVLVEHFKAVREKHKDYDVMMKSIDYRILVSQVPGGMYSNLVKQLSEQKMLNKLEAVLNEIPRVRKDLGYPPLVTPTSQIVGVQAVLNVLTGERYKKVTNEVKNYVKGMYGKPPAPIDEELKKKILGDEKPIDCRPADLIEPEVERARKEIGVLAETDEELLIYILLGEVGRKYLYNKYQEKIKVDLQLVDELGGGYPV